The Microbulbifer hydrolyticus genome has a segment encoding these proteins:
- a CDS encoding restriction endonuclease subunit S: MLADLPQNWRWMKFEEILKQPLRNGIYKKKEFHGRGCKVINMGELFANPRIKSGLQMKRVELTSKELEKSVLKEGDLIFARRSLTAEGAGKCCVILSLDEPTTFESSIIRARLNQEVASPEFYFYLFNSPFGKWLLGTILRQVAVSGITGSDLAKLEVPVPPRDVQDQIVDYGRNLDDKIELNRQINTTLESMAQALFKSWFVDFDPVIDNALAAGHPIPEALQARAERRRALRENPQQPLPAKIQQLFPSSFVFSEEMGWIPEGWDGKLIKEFVEVTDYVANGSFAALKQNVTLYDDSEYALYVRTTDFKNNFSQEKAKYVDRDSYSFLKKTVLTGDEVIISNVGDTGTVFRPPVWMNRPMTLGSNAIALRSENMGNFLHLYFESDFGQHQISGIVGGSAQPKFNKTDFRALKVYFGSKEIVAAFESRVSSLRNKECLNKAQIDQLEQLRNSLLPKLLSGQIQIPEAEQQLADVI; the protein is encoded by the coding sequence ATGCTGGCTGACCTGCCTCAAAACTGGCGCTGGATGAAGTTTGAAGAAATTCTAAAGCAGCCACTAAGAAACGGAATATACAAAAAGAAAGAGTTTCATGGGCGTGGCTGCAAGGTTATAAACATGGGTGAACTGTTTGCAAATCCGCGTATCAAGAGTGGTTTGCAAATGAAGCGAGTGGAGCTTACTAGTAAAGAACTCGAAAAATCAGTCTTGAAAGAAGGTGACCTGATTTTTGCACGCCGTTCACTCACAGCGGAGGGCGCTGGTAAGTGTTGCGTAATACTTTCCTTAGACGAGCCAACTACATTCGAGTCATCAATCATCAGGGCGCGCCTGAACCAGGAGGTCGCAAGCCCTGAATTTTATTTTTACCTCTTTAATTCTCCATTTGGCAAATGGCTACTAGGTACAATTTTGAGGCAGGTGGCTGTTTCGGGTATTACTGGTTCGGATCTAGCGAAGCTAGAAGTACCCGTGCCACCCCGAGATGTACAAGATCAAATCGTAGACTACGGTAGAAATCTCGACGACAAAATCGAGCTCAACCGCCAAATCAACACCACCCTGGAATCCATGGCCCAGGCGCTGTTTAAAAGCTGGTTTGTGGATTTTGATCCGGTTATCGACAACGCCCTCGCCGCCGGTCACCCCATACCCGAAGCCCTGCAAGCCAGAGCCGAACGCCGCCGCGCACTGCGCGAAAACCCCCAGCAGCCACTGCCGGCCAAGATTCAGCAGCTGTTCCCCAGCAGTTTTGTCTTTAGCGAAGAAATGGGCTGGATACCTGAGGGCTGGGACGGAAAGCTTATTAAAGAGTTTGTAGAAGTGACAGACTATGTGGCCAATGGAAGCTTTGCGGCATTAAAGCAGAATGTGACGCTATATGATGACTCTGAGTATGCGCTTTATGTAAGAACTACAGATTTTAAAAACAATTTTTCACAAGAAAAGGCGAAATATGTAGATAGAGATTCATATTCTTTCTTAAAGAAAACGGTCCTTACAGGTGATGAAGTAATAATTTCTAATGTCGGAGATACAGGCACCGTTTTTCGACCGCCAGTATGGATGAATCGGCCGATGACTCTAGGTAGTAATGCTATTGCTTTACGCTCAGAGAATATGGGTAATTTTTTACATCTCTATTTTGAAAGCGATTTTGGTCAGCACCAAATATCTGGAATTGTAGGTGGAAGCGCACAGCCAAAGTTCAATAAGACTGATTTTAGAGCGTTGAAAGTTTACTTTGGCTCGAAAGAAATTGTGGCAGCTTTCGAAAGTAGAGTTAGTAGTCTACGCAATAAAGAATGTTTGAACAAAGCCCAGATAGATCAGTTGGAGCAGCTTAGAAATTCGCTATTGCCCAAGCTTCTGTCCGGCCAAATCCAAATCCCCGAGGCGGAACAACAACTGGCCGATGTGATCTAG
- a CDS encoding asparagine synthetase B family protein has protein sequence MCGLVLLYGPAASERLPTCLQRLAHRGPDAQYSWHRSGHNGTLSLGFARLAINDKTAAGQQPYRHGEFVAAINGEIYNADDLRARHQLALASSNDCHIVPALLDKLGVAALAELDGFFAGVVVDEREQRVLVLRDAVGKKPLFWGRSGSERFIASELKALDQVDEFVALPSGVSEIDLDTGRCTPLLAAAPDSSVSTTPVSAAPASEEKARALRMLLEQAVAKRLPADDEPVGVFLSGGLDSSTIAALVSRQRPDARYYCLSAPGAEDDGYVRVLAEHLQLRNVCYLPLPTGEALTRLIHRLVYVTESYNPSIISNGICTYLLAQAAREDGLKVVLSGEGADELFGGYHYYRRNDPWRETRDQLLADLRSTELRRVDLTGMAHAIETRCPFLDRAICAWALALEYDDLYRRDEHQRGNKVVLREAVKALLPEPITSRRKTSCDVGSGMRALVVAHLRAHGRKERDALRDIWRKHFAARFAGERLEQNGYFSAYPVFDDIIDRRGAAHS, from the coding sequence ATGTGCGGCCTAGTGCTGCTGTATGGCCCCGCTGCCAGTGAGCGCTTGCCAACCTGCCTGCAACGGCTCGCCCACCGCGGCCCGGATGCGCAGTACAGCTGGCATCGCTCCGGTCATAACGGCACGCTCAGCCTGGGCTTTGCCCGGCTCGCAATCAATGACAAAACTGCGGCCGGGCAGCAGCCTTACCGCCACGGTGAGTTCGTGGCGGCGATCAATGGCGAGATCTACAACGCCGACGACCTGCGCGCGCGCCACCAGTTAGCGCTCGCGTCCAGCAACGATTGCCATATCGTGCCGGCACTGCTGGACAAGCTCGGCGTGGCCGCCCTGGCGGAGCTGGACGGTTTCTTTGCTGGTGTAGTCGTCGACGAACGGGAACAGCGCGTATTGGTGCTGCGCGATGCCGTGGGCAAGAAACCGCTGTTTTGGGGGCGCTCGGGTAGCGAGCGGTTTATCGCCAGCGAACTCAAGGCGCTCGATCAGGTCGACGAATTTGTGGCACTGCCCTCCGGTGTCAGTGAGATCGACCTGGATACCGGCCGCTGTACGCCATTGCTGGCGGCGGCGCCGGATTCGAGCGTCAGCACGACTCCTGTCTCGGCTGCACCGGCCAGCGAGGAAAAGGCCCGCGCGCTGCGTATGCTGCTGGAGCAGGCCGTGGCGAAACGCCTGCCGGCAGACGATGAACCGGTCGGTGTATTTCTGAGTGGCGGCCTGGATAGTTCCACGATTGCTGCCCTGGTCAGTCGCCAGCGTCCCGATGCGCGCTATTACTGTCTGAGTGCACCCGGTGCCGAAGATGACGGCTATGTGCGGGTGTTGGCTGAGCACCTGCAACTCCGCAATGTGTGCTACTTGCCCCTGCCCACCGGTGAGGCGCTGACACGGCTGATCCACCGGCTGGTCTACGTCACCGAAAGCTACAATCCATCGATTATCAGCAATGGTATCTGCACCTACCTGCTGGCGCAGGCGGCCCGTGAAGATGGCCTGAAGGTGGTGTTGTCGGGCGAGGGCGCCGACGAGTTATTTGGTGGTTACCATTACTACCGCCGTAACGATCCTTGGCGGGAGACCCGCGATCAGCTTTTGGCCGACCTGCGTTCCACCGAGTTGCGCCGAGTCGACCTGACCGGCATGGCGCACGCCATCGAGACCCGCTGCCCGTTTCTGGATCGTGCCATCTGCGCTTGGGCATTGGCGCTCGAGTACGACGATCTTTACCGGCGGGACGAGCACCAGCGCGGCAACAAAGTGGTGTTGCGCGAAGCCGTCAAAGCGCTGTTGCCAGAGCCAATTACCTCGCGCCGCAAAACCTCCTGTGATGTGGGGAGCGGCATGCGCGCGCTGGTGGTTGCGCATCTGCGCGCGCACGGCCGAAAGGAACGGGACGCGTTGCGAGACATCTGGCGCAAGCACTTTGCCGCCCGTTTTGCCGGCGAGAGGCTGGAGCAGAACGGCTATTTTTCCGCGTATCCGGTGTTTGATGACATTATCGATCGGCGCGGAGCTGCCCATTCATGA
- a CDS encoding glycosyltransferase family 2 protein, with the protein MSVCVAVIIATSMRRTDLLIERSLPSVYAQVNASPWRIYVVDDNACEEEYLAIRRRVKQLRETFFAQKFPDGVPDHWFKTEVIRNTRTQGRSGSGAWNSGAHAAWKHRPADAPLYFAILDDDDEWYPQYLARCCRRVAATNAGVAAVVSAFHRHESGVDSVVRISAKNLTLEKFFIGNPGWQGSNTFVHAETFWRAGGYDESMPSTQDRDFAIRVLEVSRSRGQDILVNDEALLRHHAHQNERVTLCREGKRRGLDLFYEKYAPRMNAKTRQASLERAERLFGYRRQSFPAARQEVECYQSYEDEPPIRLVIGVTSSCARNVKNQIASLARQIRREPKFAGMCRYVVLTNGRCEEEVKTCLQEFAPQGFTARVVGLAEQRASFSRFPYRDVFELGSVSRKSIAFSRTLLHFFCWEEAKKQGADCRVLILDDDLQFESLAIESGALKRKNLNFLGKIGRLSRNSAADIIVSPYSDAPALPFYSSLRTQLLDIYHTLYHFARQSPENTFSFDLCTLKEISGKGDYYYDLSSARYDHLERAAAWQLVGPSKGQCVSDCFRAFLRDIQYLSQQANITRPLLASPHAWNATEGGNSVRRGGIALYLNLSLLVDVPNLSPLIERGGFLTHARRSDFIAAIHMVKNKSVKMEEVSLPLRHHRRVQNSPCEISPEKLAEDIVGLCFYRVFAEYCDGRFSTGSGLRKRFAGLVNEYLDRIAINHLRADQLVQQISELLAGDHWWRSQGSGIHAVDLEATEAAIDSLRDTHLNNNVIRQMHGVKQIIERFDVVAEVDRLLRFFTRDRPCRVSEVHDFGEFLPASVCTS; encoded by the coding sequence GTGAGCGTTTGTGTTGCCGTGATTATCGCCACCTCCATGCGGCGTACTGACCTGTTGATCGAGCGCTCACTTCCTTCCGTGTACGCGCAGGTAAATGCCAGTCCCTGGCGTATCTACGTGGTAGACGACAATGCGTGTGAGGAGGAGTATCTCGCGATCCGGCGGCGAGTAAAGCAGCTCCGTGAAACGTTTTTTGCGCAGAAGTTTCCCGATGGCGTGCCGGATCACTGGTTCAAAACCGAGGTGATCCGAAATACGCGAACGCAAGGCCGTTCCGGTAGTGGGGCCTGGAATAGTGGTGCCCACGCCGCCTGGAAACATCGTCCGGCGGACGCCCCGCTCTATTTTGCGATTCTCGACGATGACGATGAGTGGTACCCGCAATACCTGGCCCGCTGTTGTCGGCGGGTGGCCGCGACCAATGCTGGCGTGGCGGCGGTAGTGTCCGCCTTCCACCGTCATGAATCCGGTGTGGACAGCGTGGTGCGGATTTCTGCGAAAAATTTAACTCTGGAAAAATTCTTTATCGGCAACCCCGGCTGGCAGGGTAGCAACACCTTCGTCCATGCGGAGACCTTTTGGCGCGCGGGTGGGTACGATGAATCTATGCCCAGTACCCAGGATCGGGACTTTGCGATTCGTGTGCTGGAAGTGAGCAGATCGCGTGGTCAAGACATCCTGGTTAACGACGAAGCACTGCTGCGCCACCACGCCCATCAAAACGAGCGGGTTACTCTCTGTCGCGAGGGTAAACGCAGGGGGCTGGATCTCTTCTATGAAAAGTACGCGCCGCGCATGAATGCAAAAACCCGGCAAGCATCGCTGGAGCGTGCCGAGCGCTTGTTCGGCTACCGCAGACAGAGTTTTCCCGCAGCACGGCAGGAAGTCGAGTGCTACCAAAGCTATGAGGATGAGCCGCCGATAAGGTTGGTGATTGGTGTGACCTCGTCCTGTGCGCGCAATGTCAAAAACCAAATAGCCTCGCTGGCCCGGCAGATTCGTCGGGAGCCGAAGTTTGCGGGGATGTGTCGGTATGTGGTGCTGACTAATGGGCGTTGCGAAGAAGAGGTCAAAACCTGTTTGCAGGAGTTCGCGCCGCAAGGATTTACCGCCCGGGTTGTCGGCCTTGCTGAGCAGAGGGCGAGTTTTTCCCGTTTCCCGTACCGCGATGTATTTGAGCTAGGTTCCGTAAGCCGAAAATCAATAGCGTTTTCCAGAACTCTGCTCCATTTTTTTTGTTGGGAGGAGGCAAAGAAACAGGGAGCAGATTGTCGGGTTTTAATTCTCGATGATGACCTTCAGTTCGAATCGCTCGCCATCGAAAGTGGTGCCCTGAAGAGAAAGAATCTAAATTTCCTGGGGAAAATTGGCCGGTTAAGCCGAAATTCCGCTGCGGATATTATCGTGTCGCCTTATTCGGATGCGCCCGCGTTGCCGTTTTACAGCTCTTTGCGCACGCAGTTACTGGATATTTACCATACCCTCTACCATTTTGCGCGCCAGTCTCCCGAAAATACCTTTTCTTTTGATCTTTGTACTCTCAAGGAGATCAGTGGGAAGGGTGACTATTATTACGATCTCTCCTCGGCTCGCTACGATCACTTGGAGCGCGCTGCTGCATGGCAGCTGGTGGGACCGTCGAAGGGACAATGTGTATCGGACTGCTTCAGAGCGTTTCTCCGTGACATCCAATATCTTAGCCAGCAGGCCAATATTACCCGGCCGCTGCTGGCATCACCGCACGCGTGGAATGCTACAGAGGGCGGTAACAGTGTTAGGCGGGGTGGGATAGCGCTGTATCTTAATCTCTCTTTACTGGTTGACGTTCCCAACTTGTCGCCATTGATCGAGAGAGGCGGTTTTTTGACGCACGCCAGACGAAGCGATTTTATTGCCGCAATTCATATGGTCAAAAACAAGTCTGTAAAAATGGAAGAGGTATCTCTTCCCTTGCGGCACCATAGAAGAGTTCAGAACAGTCCCTGTGAAATTAGCCCGGAGAAATTGGCTGAGGACATTGTTGGTTTATGTTTTTACCGAGTGTTTGCCGAGTATTGTGATGGACGATTCTCCACAGGGTCCGGACTCCGCAAGCGGTTTGCAGGGCTGGTGAATGAATATCTCGACAGGATTGCCATTAATCACCTGCGCGCGGATCAGCTGGTCCAGCAGATCAGTGAATTATTGGCCGGGGATCACTGGTGGCGGAGCCAGGGATCCGGTATTCATGCGGTGGACCTTGAGGCGACGGAAGCGGCCATTGATTCCCTTCGGGATACCCATTTGAATAACAATGTGATCCGACAAATGCATGGCGTAAAGCAAATCATAGAGCGCTTTGATGTTGTTGCCGAGGTAGATCGACTACTGCGATTTTTCACTAGAGATAGACCCTGCCGAGTATCGGAAGTGCATGATTTTGGCGAGTTTTTGCCGGCTTCCGTGTGTACGTCGTAG
- a CDS encoding M20/M25/M40 family metallo-hydrolase, whose amino-acid sequence MLTQYLDELSNFIALETVAGNAQANRTAVIYLRERLLALGFDVQVQGAAQTDQPLLVARRGDTGAAPLVLYNHYDVERVRPQEEWQSPPFQLTQRDGRLWGRGIADNKAVLLARLAVIEACIARGDTLPDMLWLIQGEEEVGAPLAHQLFPALLAPLHNALCLEETGYYRDGVPLIFQQGDALCRDDGAPLVASLNQTLFEGRARVETHTLSKFGACPLIENLPAGSLYIGFGPNDYAARIHRDNESISLALLEEYFALFERFLAWSGDLALRADSPCAA is encoded by the coding sequence GTGCTGACGCAGTACCTGGATGAGCTGAGCAATTTTATCGCTCTGGAAACCGTGGCCGGGAACGCACAGGCCAACCGCACGGCGGTGATCTATCTGCGCGAGCGCCTGCTGGCGCTGGGATTTGATGTGCAGGTGCAAGGCGCGGCGCAGACCGATCAGCCACTGCTGGTGGCCCGGCGCGGCGATACCGGCGCGGCGCCGCTGGTGCTGTACAACCACTACGACGTGGAGCGGGTAAGGCCACAAGAGGAATGGCAGTCGCCACCGTTTCAGCTCACCCAGCGGGACGGCCGCCTGTGGGGGCGCGGCATCGCCGATAACAAGGCAGTACTGCTGGCCCGGCTGGCGGTGATCGAGGCGTGTATCGCCCGGGGTGATACGCTGCCGGATATGCTCTGGTTGATTCAGGGCGAGGAGGAGGTCGGCGCCCCTCTGGCGCACCAGCTGTTTCCCGCGCTACTGGCGCCGTTGCACAACGCCCTGTGCCTGGAGGAAACCGGTTACTACCGCGATGGCGTGCCCCTGATATTCCAGCAGGGGGACGCGTTATGCCGCGATGACGGCGCGCCGCTGGTGGCTTCCCTTAACCAGACTTTGTTCGAGGGCAGGGCGCGGGTCGAGACGCACACCCTGTCCAAATTCGGCGCCTGCCCGCTGATCGAAAATCTCCCGGCAGGCAGCCTGTATATCGGGTTTGGGCCCAACGATTACGCGGCGCGTATCCATCGCGACAATGAATCCATCAGCCTGGCGCTGCTGGAGGAATACTTTGCGCTGTTCGAGCGCTTCCTGGCCTGGTCTGGTGATCTGGCATTGCGGGCAGATTCGCCATGTGCGGCCTAG
- a CDS encoding type I restriction endonuclease subunit R, with protein sequence MSFTEANLEKAIIALLEQQGFPNTPGGQLQRAPTEVLIKEDLRRFLAERYADDKITPAEIEEVIIDLERLHAADLYDSNKTIHKRVADGFLLKREDRSKKDLYIQLIDYAGLPEQRIPTEDEIETLVAQKLPDYLERNIYRVVDQLEIEGKEKRIPDAILYINGLPLVVFEFKSAIRENATIYDAWKQLTTRYARDIPELMKYNALCVISDGVNSRMGSLFAPYDFFYTWRKVTGDETIEQDGINALHTMIEGLFDKARLREVIRHFVYFPDVSKREDKIVCRYPQFYAATRLYQNILRHRKPEGDGKGGTYFGATGCGKSFTMLFLTRLLMKSVEFASPTIVLITDRTDLDDQLSGQFTNAKGYIGDQHVVSVESREHLRQLLKGRNSGGVFLTTIHKFTEDTELLTERANVICISDEAHRSQINLDQKVRVTDKGVKRTFGFAKYLHDSLPNATYVGFTGTPIDATLDVFGDVVDSYTMTESVKDEITVRIVYEGRAAKVMLDNDKLKEIEDYYAECAEAGTSDYQIEESKKASANMNAILGDPDRIRALAIDFVHHYEQRLAEGATIKGKAMFVCSSREIAYRFWQEVVALRPQWNEVLEAEEGAALSDRERKEIKPMERIKMIMTRGKDDDKALYEMLGTKEHRKELDRQFKNPKSNFKIAIVVDMWLTGFDVPFLDTIYIDKPIQRHNLIQTISRVNRKYEGKDKGLVVDYIGIKKQMNMALAHYNKADQQNIEEIAQSVIVVKDHLDLLNKIFHQFDSQPYFTGSPLEQLNCLNMAAEYVQLTDKIEKRFMALVKRLKAAYDICCGSDRISQAERDLIHFYLAVRSIVFKLTKGNAPDVAQMNARVREMITEALKADGVEEIFKLGEDESGETDIFAGDYLAKIEKIKLPNTKIKLLQKLLAQAIEDFKKINKTKGMDFSEKFRKLVDHYNERKEDDVLVSEVLEDFSDEIIDLIQALKREKESFTDLGIDLEEKAFYDILKKLAVKYDFSYPEDQLLELSKAVKDVVDDKAKYTDWSQRDDIKAELKVGLILVLAKHGYPPVDRDEVYKEIFEQAENFKRYQDGRVGT encoded by the coding sequence ATGAGTTTTACCGAGGCCAATTTGGAGAAGGCGATCATCGCCTTGCTGGAACAGCAGGGGTTTCCCAATACCCCTGGGGGCCAGCTGCAGCGCGCGCCCACCGAGGTGTTGATCAAGGAAGACCTGCGCCGCTTTCTCGCCGAGCGGTACGCGGACGACAAGATCACCCCGGCGGAAATCGAGGAGGTGATCATCGATCTGGAGCGGCTGCACGCCGCCGATCTGTACGACAGCAACAAAACCATCCACAAGCGCGTGGCGGACGGGTTCTTGCTTAAACGCGAAGACCGCAGCAAGAAAGACCTGTATATCCAGCTGATCGACTACGCCGGTCTGCCGGAGCAGCGCATTCCCACCGAAGACGAGATAGAAACCCTGGTGGCGCAGAAGCTGCCGGATTACCTGGAGCGCAATATCTACCGGGTGGTCGACCAGCTGGAAATCGAGGGCAAAGAAAAGCGTATCCCCGATGCCATTCTGTATATCAACGGCCTGCCGCTGGTGGTGTTCGAGTTCAAAAGCGCCATCCGCGAAAACGCCACCATTTATGACGCCTGGAAACAGCTCACCACCCGCTACGCGCGCGATATTCCCGAGCTGATGAAGTACAACGCCCTGTGCGTGATCAGCGACGGCGTCAACTCGCGTATGGGCTCGCTGTTTGCCCCCTACGATTTTTTCTACACCTGGCGCAAGGTGACCGGGGATGAAACCATCGAGCAGGACGGCATCAACGCGCTGCACACCATGATCGAGGGACTGTTCGACAAGGCGCGCCTGCGCGAGGTGATCCGCCACTTTGTCTACTTCCCCGATGTGTCCAAGCGCGAAGACAAGATCGTCTGTCGCTACCCGCAGTTCTACGCCGCCACCAGGCTGTACCAGAACATCCTGCGGCACCGAAAGCCGGAAGGGGACGGCAAGGGCGGCACCTACTTCGGCGCCACCGGCTGCGGCAAGAGCTTTACCATGCTGTTCCTGACGCGCCTGCTGATGAAGAGCGTGGAGTTCGCCAGCCCCACCATCGTGCTGATTACCGACCGCACCGATCTCGACGACCAGCTCTCCGGCCAGTTCACCAATGCCAAGGGCTATATCGGCGACCAGCATGTGGTGAGCGTGGAGAGCCGCGAACACCTGCGACAACTGCTGAAGGGCCGCAATAGCGGCGGGGTATTCCTGACCACCATCCACAAGTTCACCGAAGACACCGAGCTGCTGACCGAGCGCGCCAACGTCATCTGTATCAGTGACGAGGCCCACCGCAGCCAGATCAACCTGGACCAGAAAGTGCGCGTCACCGACAAGGGCGTCAAGCGCACATTCGGTTTCGCAAAATACCTGCACGACTCCCTGCCCAATGCCACCTATGTGGGCTTTACCGGTACCCCCATCGACGCCACCTTGGACGTGTTTGGCGATGTGGTGGACAGCTACACCATGACCGAGTCGGTAAAGGACGAGATCACCGTGCGTATTGTCTACGAAGGCCGCGCTGCCAAGGTGATGCTGGACAACGACAAGCTCAAGGAGATCGAGGACTACTACGCCGAGTGCGCGGAGGCCGGCACCAGCGACTACCAGATCGAGGAGAGCAAGAAAGCCAGTGCCAATATGAACGCGATCCTCGGCGATCCGGATCGTATCCGCGCGCTGGCGATCGACTTCGTGCACCACTACGAACAGCGTCTGGCAGAAGGCGCCACTATCAAGGGCAAGGCGATGTTCGTGTGCAGCAGTCGCGAGATCGCCTACCGTTTCTGGCAGGAAGTCGTCGCGCTGAGGCCGCAGTGGAATGAGGTACTGGAAGCGGAAGAGGGCGCGGCGCTCTCTGACAGGGAGCGCAAAGAGATTAAGCCCATGGAGCGGATCAAGATGATCATGACGCGGGGCAAGGACGACGACAAAGCGCTCTACGAAATGCTGGGTACCAAGGAACACCGCAAGGAGCTGGACCGCCAGTTCAAGAACCCCAAGTCCAACTTCAAGATCGCCATTGTGGTGGATATGTGGCTCACCGGCTTCGATGTGCCCTTCCTGGATACCATCTATATCGACAAGCCGATCCAGCGCCACAACCTGATCCAGACCATTTCCCGCGTCAACCGCAAGTACGAGGGCAAGGACAAGGGGCTGGTGGTGGACTACATCGGCATCAAGAAGCAGATGAATATGGCCCTGGCCCACTACAACAAGGCCGATCAGCAGAATATCGAAGAGATCGCCCAGTCGGTGATTGTGGTCAAGGATCACCTGGATCTGTTGAACAAGATCTTTCACCAATTCGACAGCCAACCCTACTTCACCGGCAGCCCGCTGGAGCAGCTCAACTGCCTGAATATGGCCGCCGAATATGTGCAGCTCACCGACAAGATCGAAAAGCGCTTTATGGCGCTGGTGAAGCGCCTCAAGGCCGCCTATGACATCTGCTGCGGCTCAGACCGTATCAGCCAGGCCGAGCGCGACCTGATTCACTTTTACCTTGCCGTCCGTTCCATCGTGTTCAAGCTTACTAAAGGTAATGCCCCGGACGTCGCGCAGATGAACGCGCGGGTGCGCGAGATGATTACCGAGGCGCTGAAGGCCGATGGAGTGGAAGAGATCTTCAAGCTGGGCGAAGACGAATCCGGCGAGACGGATATCTTTGCAGGTGACTACCTGGCCAAGATTGAAAAAATCAAACTGCCGAATACCAAGATCAAGCTGCTGCAGAAGCTGTTGGCGCAAGCGATTGAGGATTTCAAGAAGATTAACAAAACCAAGGGCATGGATTTCTCGGAGAAATTCCGCAAGCTGGTGGATCACTACAACGAGCGCAAGGAAGACGATGTGCTGGTGAGTGAGGTGCTGGAAGACTTCTCCGATGAAATTATTGACCTGATCCAGGCGCTGAAGCGGGAGAAAGAATCCTTCACCGATCTCGGCATTGATCTGGAAGAAAAAGCCTTCTATGACATCCTGAAAAAACTGGCCGTTAAATACGATTTCAGCTACCCGGAAGACCAGCTGTTGGAGTTGTCCAAAGCGGTGAAAGACGTGGTGGATGACAAGGCCAAATACACCGACTGGAGCCAGCGCGATGACATCAAGGCGGAGTTGAAAGTGGGCCTGATTTTGGTGCTGGCGAAACACGGCTATCCGCCGGTGGATCGCGATGAGGTCTACAAGGAAATTTTCGAGCAGGCGGAGAACTTTAAGCGCTATCAGGATGGCCGAGTTGGCACCTAA
- a CDS encoding TIGR00725 family protein, with amino-acid sequence MSTSSSTHRLQIAVVGSASNQLSEAQCALAFQVGKLVIDSGCRLINGGMGGVMEQAARGARSSARYQPGDVIGILPSYSKTEANPYIDIALPTGLGVARNAVLMAACDGVVALDGGSGTLSEIALAWQIRKPIACAGDEGWHTRLQSLTLDRRRDDTIAVCPNPQTLSDFLQELGHRDLPAYGGIETSTGRPSELCDYLRATFADSLASGAPECLGRGSEGTVFRSGERIYKLFHRSDFTMLLFTHLSAIARSLAQAPQHAAPVPPFQVHRGEYLVIHYPAFASAPYSGGLESQMVDFLRAMRAVGCCLSNVKAENFRRTGDGRLVCIDIGRDLMPFNPALFLSMCKRAFLTVHYSGHPDFKRMCRYTNDHDDFEGIAVCDGVAHSAAELTRRFDLFFQEVTRADAVPG; translated from the coding sequence ATGAGTACTTCAAGCAGTACCCATCGTCTGCAGATCGCAGTGGTGGGATCGGCCAGCAATCAGCTGAGTGAGGCACAGTGCGCGCTTGCCTTTCAGGTGGGCAAACTGGTGATCGACAGCGGCTGCCGCCTGATCAACGGCGGCATGGGCGGGGTGATGGAGCAGGCGGCGCGCGGGGCGCGCAGTTCGGCCCGCTACCAGCCCGGCGATGTGATCGGCATTTTGCCCTCTTACAGCAAAACCGAAGCTAACCCGTATATCGATATCGCGCTGCCCACAGGCTTGGGGGTGGCGCGCAACGCGGTGCTGATGGCGGCCTGTGACGGGGTCGTTGCCCTGGACGGCGGTTCCGGCACCCTGTCGGAGATTGCGCTGGCCTGGCAGATACGCAAGCCCATCGCCTGCGCGGGCGATGAGGGCTGGCATACCCGCCTGCAATCCCTGACGCTGGATCGGCGCCGCGACGACACCATCGCCGTGTGTCCAAATCCACAGACGCTAAGCGATTTTTTACAGGAGCTGGGTCACCGGGATTTGCCTGCGTATGGCGGCATAGAGACCAGCACCGGGCGCCCGTCCGAACTGTGCGACTACCTGCGCGCCACCTTTGCCGACAGTCTGGCCAGCGGCGCGCCGGAATGCCTCGGGCGCGGCTCAGAGGGTACGGTGTTCCGCAGTGGCGAGCGTATTTACAAGCTGTTCCACCGCAGCGATTTCACCATGCTGCTGTTTACCCACTTGAGCGCTATCGCCCGCAGCCTGGCACAGGCGCCGCAACACGCCGCTCCGGTGCCGCCGTTCCAGGTGCACCGGGGAGAGTATCTGGTGATCCACTACCCGGCCTTTGCCTCGGCACCCTATAGCGGCGGACTTGAGTCGCAGATGGTGGATTTCCTGCGGGCGATGCGCGCCGTCGGCTGTTGCCTGAGCAACGTGAAGGCGGAGAACTTCCGCCGCACCGGCGACGGCCGGCTGGTGTGTATCGATATCGGCCGCGATCTGATGCCGTTTAACCCCGCGCTGTTCCTGAGTATGTGCAAGCGCGCCTTCCTGACCGTGCATTACAGCGGGCATCCGGATTTCAAGCGGATGTGCCGCTACACCAATGACCACGATGACTTTGAAGGTATTGCCGTCTGCGACGGCGTTGCCCACAGCGCGGCAGAACTGACGCGCCGCTTTGATCTGTTTTTTCAAGAGGTAACCCGTGCTGACGCAGTACCTGGATGA